A segment of the Neochlamydia sp. S13 genome:
AGCTTCTTAGAGATTGGATTGAAGAAAATTGTAAAAACATCACGGCTTTGGATTTATTTAGAGCAGACTTGACTTATTTACCCTCAGAAATAGGCCAATTGTCTCAGCTGCAAACGCTTAACTTAAGCCAAAACCAGCTCGCCAGCCTTCCTGCAGGAATAAGCCAATTGTCTCAGCTGCAAACGCTTAACTTAATCCAAAACCAGTTCACCGCTCTTCCTGCAGAAATAGGGCGGCTGTCTCAGCTGCAATGGCTTCAATTAGATCAAAACCAGCTCACCAGTCTACCTGCAGAAATTGGGCAGCTGCCTCAGCTGCAATATCTTTACTTAAATCAAAACCAGCTTACCAGTCTTCCTGCAGAAATAGGTCAATTGTCTCAGCTGCAAGTGCTTCAATTAAATCAAAACCAGCTCACCAGCCTGCCTGCAGAAATCGGGCGGCTGTCTCAACTAAAATGGCTTGTTTTAAGCCAAAACCAGCTCACCGCTCTGCCTACAGAAATAGGTCAATTGTCTCAGCTGCAATGGCTTCAATTAGATCAAAACCAGCTCACCAGCCTTCCTGCAGAAATCGGGCAGTTGTCTAAGCTGCTACAGCTTAGCTTAAATCAAAACCAGCTCACCAGTCTGCCTGCAGAAATCGGGCAGCTGTCTCAGCTTACCAAGCTTGAATTAGCGGAAAATCCTTTGAAAGATATTCCAGAAAAAATAAGGCAGCGTTTTCAATTGTAGAATGGTTGTAAGTGCTTTTTAAATTGGAGTAAGCTAAAGTGAAATAAAAAACTGTTAGCCACCTTATCTTTAAACAAGTAATCCGCTTTCCTTCCCGCAACTAAGCAAGCTTAAACTAACCTACACACTTATAAAAACAAGAAGTTTTTCTCTTTTTCTGCAGATTGTTATAGCTGGGAGGATAACTTTTCTTGACAGGAAGAAACTGGCGTATTGGATTCTATCATTCGGCAGAAGAATTAAAACAAGGCACCAAAAAGAGCCGTTTTTCTCAAACAAGGCAAAGAATCAATCTCATTCTTTTAGCCAAACCAAAGTTGCCGCGTCACTGAATCCCCAAAACCTGTGGCTGCTCCTGAATGCTTAGAAGGTCTCCCCCTTCCGTGAATCTATCTGAAAAAAAAGCGAGGTAGGTTATACCATTTAAACGAACTCCGTAAGTAGCAGCTATTGAGAATTGCAAACAGCCTTTTTCTAAATTCAAATAAGGAGGATAATTTAGGGAGAGAAAAGGTTTGGAAAGGAGGAAACCATGTTTGTAGCTTTTTATCATACAATAGAGGAATTAAATGCCATGGCAAAAAAGAAAGCCTATGGCAGTTACAGTTGTAAACTAAGAGCAGTGGTGATGGAAGGAGAAAGCGCATATCAGATAGGAAAAGCGCTAGGTTATTGTACAAGCGCTATTCAAAAATGGATCCGAAGGTATAACGGAAGTTCCATTTTTTTTATAAGGTTAAAGTGTTTAATTATTTTATTATTAAAGCTTTATGGCTTTTTTATAAAATTTTGTAGTCACCAAAATTTTAATTAAAATTGTTTTTAATATTTACATAAATCTTTTTATTAGTGTATTTTGTAGGTATGCATATAGTGAAGTCAAAATTTAAATCAGCTGCCGGCAAAGTTTATGAAACAATTTTGCTACGAGAATCCTATAGAGAAGGCAAAACCGTCAAAAAACGCACGGTGGGTAATCTATCCAATTGCACACCTGAAGAAATTGCTGCTATCGAGTTAGCTTTAAAACATAAAGGTAATCTCCAAGCTTTAACCTCGTGTAGTGGAGCCACAATGCAAGAGGGATTATCTGTCGGTGGCGTATGGGTGATCTACCAAATGGCTAAACGTTTAGGAATTGTGGATGCACTTGGCAATAGCCGAGAAGGTCAGCTCGCGTTGTGGCAAGTGGTAGCACGCGTATTGGAGCAAGGCTCAAGGCTTTCTGCCGTCAGGTTGGCAGAAACGTATGCCATTGCACCTGTAATTGACTTGCAAAAGGGCTTTAACGAAGAAGATCTTTATAAGAATCTTTTGTGGTTATGCCAAAGCCAAGCCTCTATCGAAGATCGATTATTTACTAAAAGTTTTTGCAAGAAACCTCCTCACTTATTTTTGTATGATGTCACTAGCTCGTATTTAGAAGGCGAGAAAAACGAGCTTGCCGATTGGGGTTACAACCGAGACAAAAAGAAAGGTAAGAAGCAAATTGTGATAGGCTTGCTAAGTTCAGCCGATGGCACACCCGTATCAACCGAAGTGTTTAAAGGCAATACCCAAGATACTTCTACCTTCCATGCTCAGATCAAAAAAGCTAAAGAACGCTTTAAATGCGAGAAAGTCACTTTTGTAGGCGATAGAGGGATGATTAAAAGCGGGCAGATCGAAAATTTACAAGAGCAGGGTTTTCATTATATTACCGCTATGACAAAAGCTCAAATAGAGACCTTAATGAAAAAAGGTGTGATCGAATATACGCTATTTGATAATAACTTGGCTGAAGTCAAAGAAGATGGGATAAGATATATTCTTAAGCGCAATCCTGTGCGCGCCCAGGAAATCGCCCATTCTCGTCTCAGCAAGCTAGCTAGCATTGAAAAATTGGTCGCTATGCAAAATGCCTATCTACATGCGCATCCCAAAGCACAGGTAGAAGTAGCGCTGAAAAAAATTAAAACTAAAATCGAGCGTTTAACGCTTAAAACTTGCGTGACAGTTAGCGCACAAGATAGAAGTTTATCTGTATGCCTCAATCAAGAAATACTAGCTGAGGATGCTAAGCTAGATGGTTGCTATGTGATTAAAACCGATCTTGCTTGCGAAGAAGTGAGCATGCAAGAAGTACATGATCGTTATAAAGATTTAGCTAGAGTAGAATCAGCTTTTAGAACAGTAAAAAACGATCTTGAGATACGGCCAGTCTATGTACGTTCAGAAGAAAGTACAAGGGGCCATGTTTTAATTGTAATGTTAGCCTACATGATTATCAGAGAACTTGATAAAGCCTGGAAGGACCTTTATTTAACAGTAGAAGAGGGCTTGCGCAGTTTATCTACTTTAACGCTAATAGAATGGACAGTAAATGATGGCTTAAGTTTTCAGCAAATCCCCGAACCACGTCACCAAAACAGACAAATGCTTGAAGCCTTAAAAGTAGAGTTACCAAAAGTTTTACCAAAGAATCATGCGCATGTAGTCACTAGGAAGAAGCGCCGATAATTCACTTAAATTATTAATAATCAACAGCTTGATTGCTACCGATTGTTTCTAAAAAAGTGGAACTTCCGGTATAATGCTCAAAATTTAGAGGGCCTGAAAGATAGGAGGCCTGTAATAACAGGAAGAAAAAGCTTTCTTAGAGAGGGTAGAAAAAGGGCCTGAACCTGACGAAAGCATCAATGTTTTCCACCTAGTTGATCTGCAAGCTATTCTAAAAAAAGAGTTTGGCAAAAACTTAACCTTGCAAGGAATTTGGACAATCTTACGTCGCAGCCGCTATACGCCTTTGGTTCCTCGTCCTCAGCATTATAAAGCTAACCTAAGGGACCAAGAAGCCTTTAAAAAAAAATTCCAGAAGTCATCACCAGCTTAAACAAACAATTTCCTAAGAAAAACATCGAAATTTGGTTTGAAGATGAAGCACGGCTTGGACAACAAAGCACCTCTACTAAGGTATGGGCAAAAAAAGGAACGCGGCCAAAAGCTCCTAGGCAGACAGAATATAAAAATCTGTATGTAGCTACAGCTGTTTGCCCATGTTCAGGGCAAGCAGAAGGGATGATTTTACCTTTCTTAAATAGCCAAGGAGTGGAAATTCTTCTTGAGCAAGTTAGTCAATCACTGTCTGCTTCTTCCCATGCTTTGCTAATTTTAGACCGAGCTAGCTATCATACTAGTAAAACGCTGAAAGTTCCTTCCAATATTCACCTGCTCTTTCTACCTCCTTATAGTCCTGAACTTAATCCTGTTGAAAACTTATGGCATTACTTGCGTAGCCATTTTTGGTCTAATCGTATTTATCGAGGTTATAAAGAACTAGAAAAGATGGCAATAGCTTCTTGGAGAAAGGTATGTCTGGAAGAAAAAAGAATGAAAAGCTTATGTGCTGTATCGTATGTCTAATTGTGTAAGGAGTAATTTAAAAGCGTATTATCTGTGAGTTGTTTTTCATGGATAAGGATACGAATTCGTTTGACTTGCTTTTTTAATTTTTTATATTGTCTTTAAAAAACACAAATAATAAAATGTCATCCCTACCCAAGGAAATAAAATGCATCCTATCTCATCGACATCTATTGAAAGCTTGCCCAATGAATTGCTGCTCCCTATCTTAGAGGCTTGCGCAGCTCCTTCCTTATTTAGCGTCTGTAAAAGATGGCATCATCTGTTGGCTTCTGAAGTGATGCCTTCTCTTTATAAACAAATAGGTAAAGTACATGTTCCTCAAGGAAATGTTAAGGAGCAGGCTCTTATTGTAGATAGGATTTATAAGCTAGAAGAAAAGCTTACTGAAGTAGCAAAGGTAAATGCAATCTTTAGGCAAATCTTTACTTTAGCCAAGTCTCTTTCTCCTTTAGAATCTAAAGAGAAAACAGAAGAAAAAAGAGGCTTAACGCTGGCTAATTACGCTTCTTATCTCTTAAATATAAATCGTCTTTTGCTTTGGAAAAAACTTCCTGGTGGGGAAGAATACTTGAGCCGAGAAGAAATTAAGCACTTGCCTCTAGAAAAAAAAGGAGAGCTATTTAGAGAGTGGATTGAAGAAAATTGTAAAAACATCACGACTTTGGATTTATTTAGAGCAGGCTTGACTTCTTTACCTTCAGAAATAGGCCAATTATCACAGCTGATACGGCTTTACTTAAGCAAAAACCAGCTCACCGCTCTGCCTACAGAAATCTGGCAGCTGCCTCAGCTACAATGGCTTGATTTAAGTCAAAACCAGCTCACCCGCCTACCTGAAGAAATCGGGCAACTGTCTCAGCTGCAAGTGCTTGGCTTAGACCACAACCAGCTCACCAGCCTGCCTGAAGAAATCGGGCAACTGTCTCAGCTGCAAACGCTTTACTTAAATCAAAACCAGCTCACCGCTCTGCCTGCAGAAATCGGGCAGCTGTCTAAGCTACGAGTGCTTGACTTAAATCAAAACCAACTCACCAGCCTGCCTACAGAAATTGGGCAGCTGTCTCAGCTGCAAACGCTTTACTTAAATCAAAACCAGCTTACCAGTCTTCCTGCAGAAATCGGGCAGCTGTCTGATCTGCAAACGCTTAAATTAGCAGAAAATCCTCTGAAAGATATCGCCGAAAAAATAAGGCAGCGCTTTCAATTGTAGAATAGCAAGTACTTTTTAAATTGGGGTGGGCTAAAATGAAATAAGAAACTTTTAACCACCTTATCTTTAAAGAAGTAATCCGCACTTAAATCAAAACCAGCTCACCAGCCTGCCTGCAGAAGTGGGTCAATTGTCTCAGCTGCAAAAGCTTGAATTAGCGGAAAACCCTTTGAAGGATATCGCCGAAAAAATAAGGCAGCATTTTCAATTGTAGAATGGCCATAAGTACTTTTAAATCGGGGTGGGCTAAAATGAAATAAAAAACTCTTAGCCATCTTATCTTTAAACAAGTAATCAGCACATAAATCACAACCAGCTCACCAGTCTGCCTACAAAAATCGGGCAGCCATCCAAGTTGCAAAAGCTTCACTTAAGTGACAACCTGGTTAACACCCTCCCTATAGAGATAGGTCAGCTATTCCAGGTTAAACACCTTAACTTAGATAATAATCAGCTTGGCTCCCTTCCTATAAAGGATTGGGCAACTATCAAAGCTGCAACAACTCCACTTAAGCAACAACCTGCCTTCCATCATTCCCATAGAGATGAGTCAATTATCGCAGCTGCAAAGCTTTGACTTAAGCATCAACCAGCTAACCATTATCCCTAAAGAGGTAGGGCAGCTATCCAAGCTACAATACCTGGACTTAAGCAAGAACCAACTTACCACCTTTCCTACAGAGATAAGGCAGCTTTCTCAGCTGCAAGAACTTGACTTACACGACAAACAGCTTACTACTCTTCCTGCAGAGATAGGACAGCTATTGCAGCTGCAAGTGCTTGACTTAAAAAATAATCAGCTTATCTTTGTTCCGATAGAGATAGGGGCAGATATCAAAGGAATTAGATCTTGATCTAAAGGGAAATCCATTAAAAAGTATTCCTGAGGATATAAGGTAATGGCTTGGCCTATAACTTGAAAAGTTTGTATCTGGATCACTTAGCTTGTTAAAAGGAAGATAGGGATAAGATTAGAAGATTTTAAAGATATAAAGAACATGTGGCCCCTTATAGGGGCCTAGCAGCTAAAGATAGGTTTTCACTTACAGTAGGGCAAGAGAATTTTGAGCAGATTTGGGTATATTTTCATTGTATGTTTAGAGGCAAAAAGTAGGTAAAATTTTAAAAACGATGCTTAACATTTTTTTTCATGTCTCATTCTCGTTCACATTTTCTTAACGACTAAAAATTTGTATAAACCTTAAAGAGGTCCTGCGCGGTATAAGAATTAAAACAAGACACCAAAAAGAGCCGTTTTTCTCAAATAAGGCAAAGAATCAATCTCATTCCTTTAGCCACACCAAAATTGCCGCATCACTTAATCCCCAAAACCTGTGGCTGCTCCTAAATGCTTGGAAGGTCTCCCCCCTTTCCTTGAATCTGTCTAAAAGTAAAGCGTGGTAGATCATTTGTGAGTTGCTTTTCATTGATAAGAGCACGAATTCGTTTGACTTGCTTTTTTAATTTTTTATATTGTCTTTAAAAAACACAAATAATAAAAGGTCATCACTACCCAAGGAAATAAAATGCATCCTATCTCTTCGGCCTCTATTGAAAGCTTGCCCAATGAATTGCTGCTCCCTATCTTAGAGGCTTGCGCAGTTCCTTCCTTATTTAGCGTCTGTAAAAGATGGCATCATCTGCTGGCTACTGAAGTCATGCCCCCTCTTTATAGACAAATAGGTAAAGTGCATGTTCCTCAAGGAAATGTTAAGGAGCAGGCTCTTATTGTAGATAGGATTTATAAGCTAGAAGAAAAGCTTTCTGAAGCAGCAAAGGTAAATGCAATCTTTAAGCAAATCTTTACTTTAGCCAAGTCTTTTTCTCCTTTGGAATTTAAAGAGAAAACGGAAGAAAAAAGAGGCTTAACGCTGGCTAATTACTCTTCTTATCTCTTAAATATTAATCGCCTTTTACTTTGGAAAAAACTTCCTGGTGGGGAAGAATACTTGAGCCGAGAAGAAATTAAGCACTTGCCTCTAGAGAAAAAAGGAGAGCTTCTTAGAGATTGGATTGAAGAAAATTGTAAAAACATCATGGTTTTAGATTTATCTAAAGCAGGCTTGACTTATTTACCCTCGGAGATAGGCCAACTGTCTCAGTTGCTACAGCTTATCTTAAATCAAAACCAGCTCACCGCTCTGCCTACAGAAATAGGGCGATTGTCTCAGCTGAAAGGGCTTTACTTAAATCAAAACCAGCTCACCGCTCTGCCTACAGAAATCGGACAGCTGTCTAAGCTACGATGGCTTCAATTAAATCAAAACCAGCTCACTAGCCTTCCTGCTGAAACAGGGCAGTTGTCTCAGCTGCAACATCTTTACTTAAATCAAAACCAGCTCACCGCTCTGCCTGCAGAAATCGGGCAACTGTCTCAGCTGCAAACGCTTGAATTAGCAGAAAATCCTTTAAAGGATATCGCCGAAAAAATAAGGCAGCGTTTTCAATTGTAGAATGATTGTAAGTACTTTTTAAATTGGAGTAGACTAAAATGAATAGCAAACTTTTAGCCATCTTATCTTTAAAGAAATAATCTGCACTTAGATCAAAACCAGCTCATCAGTCTGCCTGCAAAAATCGGGCGGCCATCCAAGTTGCAAAAGCTTCACTTAAGTGACAACCTGGTTACCACCCTTCCTATAGAGATAGGTCGGCTATCTCAGGTTAAACACCTTCATTTAAACAGCAACTAGATTATCATTCTTCCTATAGAGATAAGCCAGCTATCCCAACTGCAATTGCTCTTCTTGTAGAACAACCAACTTACCTTCCTTCCTACAGAGATTGGGCAGCTATCAAAGCTGCAAAGACTCCACTTAAGCGACAACCTGCCTGACATCATTCCTATAGAGAGGAGTCAATTATCGCAGCTTCAATGCTTTGACTTAAGCATCAACCAGCTAACCATTATCCCTAAAGAGGTAGAGCAGCTATCTCAGCTGAAATACCTTTAATTAAACGACAAACAGCTCACCAACCTTCCTGCAGAAATCTGGCAGCTACCAGAATGGCTAACTATTAACTTAGAGGGCAACTTCCTAGAAAATATTTCAGTGAAAGTAAAGCAACTTTTTAAGCTGTAATTGAAAAGGCTGCCGTCTTCATAACCTATAAAGTTAAAAGAGCAATTGGTATTCTCTGATAAATGTGTTCTTTATTAAGTAGATGGCTTTCTTAGCATAACCTTACCCAATGAAAATAAACGCTTTAAAAGCCTTTTATACTTAAGAGTTTTCTGCCAGGCTATGTATTAACCGCTCACCTGTTTTTGAAACCGGGATTTTCAGGTGAAAAATCATGAAACTACAGCTCCCACCTCATTAAATCCACTCACGCTCCCTTTAATCGTTCTTAGCATGTTGATCACTTCATTTATCCATACATAGCCTTGCTTAGCCATTTCTTCATTCAGCATTTTCCAGCCTACACATACAATTAATAGGGCTAATAATGATTTTAAAGGCATGCCTAAAAAAGTAATTTGAACTTGCGGGGCTAGGCGGTTAGCAATTCCTAAAAAGAAGTCTGTCATCATAATCATAATTAAAGCAGGTGATGCCAAACGAATACTGATGACCATTATTTTATTTAGCAGGGCAATCTCGTTCGCCCAGAATACTGAGGATCGTTCAAAAAATTTGAGATTGATAATTTGATCAGCAGGAATTACTTCATAAGAGGTAAGGATAGCCTCCATGAATAAAAAAGGACCATCGATCATAAAAAATATCCAAATCATCACGTAGTTGAACAACGTTCCTAGAGGTGAAGATTGATTTTGAATGGTCGGATCATTAACCATTAAGCTGGCTCCCCCTCGCTGGTGATCAATGATAATGCCAGCGCTTTGCACAATAACAAAAGGCAAGCTAATGAGGAAGCCTATGATTGTCCCCACAAACAACTCTTTAAATATTAAAAAAACTAGCTTTAGGTTGAAATCAATTTTATGGGTAACTAATAGCAATTGCGGTAAAAAGATGATAAAGAGACCAATCCCTAGAGCCACCTTTGCAGGCTGAGGCATCACCCTTGCTCCAAAAAAAGGTGATTGCAAAAGAATAGGGAAAAAGCGTGAGAGAAATAAAAAGAAAAGCGCAACAAAAGAGAGCAATCCCCCTTCGGTATTGAAGGCACTATTTAAAAATAACGCTATAAAACTGTCAGTAGTTTCAGCCATTATGAAATTCTTATATTTTTTGTCTCTATCTTAACGAGTAGTCTTTAGAGGCTAAATAAAACCACGGGAAAGTGCAATTGTGTTTACAAGTTGTTTATCACCCTTGAGAAGCTAAACTCCACTGTGCAAAGTGGGAAAATATATCCCCTGCAAACTCCATGATCTGAGCTCCCAACCATCCCCCTAAAATCATCAAGGTAAGCGTTACCGCCACCAATTTTATAGTAAATGATAAAGTCTGTTCTTGAATTTGTGTGGCTGCCTGAAAGATCGCTACGATCACCCCAAAAAACATACTCACCAAAATGGGTGGTGCTGAAAGGATAAGAATCAGCAAAAGAGCATGATAAGCAAGCTGTATAACCTGTGTCTGAAACATAATCTGATCCTTAGCGGAAAGTGTTTACCAAGCCTTCAATTAACATTGTCCATCCATCTAGCATTACAAGTAAAAATAATTTTAAAGGCATAGATATGGTTACGGGGGATAGCATCATCATACCCATCGCTAATAAAACGTTTGATACGACTAGATCTATGACAAAGAAGGGAATGTAAATGAGCACTCCTATCTCAAATGCATCTTTAAGCTGGCTAGTAATATAAGCTGGCACTACAATCATAAAATCATCAGGCTTTAGCGTGGGTCGATAATTATCCGGTAAAACGCGATAAGCCATACGGTAAAACAAAGCATGATGCTTAACAGAAGAGTTTCTTTTCAAAAAATCACGCAAAGGCTCTCTCCCAGCTTCCACTAAAGCCATTATATATGCAGAAGATCCTGCAGAAATAAGGGATTCTGGAGCAGCTTGCTGGTTAACCACCTGCATCGAGGCATCATACATCTTTAAAGCCGTAGGATACATCACATAGATACTCAGCATGAAAGCAACCCCGTTGATCACTTGATTGGGAGGCGATTGTTGGACACCAAGCGCACTACGCAAAAGCGACAAGACGACGACGATTTTCATAAATGAAGATAAAATCATCACTATAAAGGGCAGCATAGCCAAAAGAGATAATACCGCCGCCTGAGTAATCAAGGAAGGTTTTCTAAAATTATCAAACCGTATATCCAGCTCTTTTTCTGCAGGGGTTTTCTCTCCGGGCCTTACTACAGCTTTTCCAGCTTCTATCGAAGTGGTACTCCGAGGAGGAGAACTTTGGGCCCAACATTCAGGAGAGATCATACATAATAGAGCTAGTACTAACATCCATGACAGACAGTTTAAAGAAAATAAACGTTTAATAATTGCTTTAGTTTTAGCCATGCCCCTGTGCCGCCTTCTCATGTTGTTTCATCATTCTATCAAAAGCATTTTCAATAATACGCCATTGATTTTCAAGCTGGGCATTGATAATACCCCCTTCCGTCTCAATAATACATCCGCCCGATTCAATATCTGCACGCTCTCGAATTATCAACGTTTCAAGACTTTCGAAGAGATCTTTAACTTGCTGGCGATTTTTCTCTAATGCTTCAAGATCTTTTTTGTTTACGTAAATGGTGATTTTTTTGTGTGTTACTACCGCTTTTAAGCTATTGCTAACAATATCTACAACCGCAGTCTCGGATAGCTCCAGCTCTCGACCTACAATCTTCTTAGCAGCTTTTAATGCAATGGGTAAAGCTACTTTTTCTGTTTCATGACGTACATTTATAATCTCTTCTTCCACTTTAGCTATTTGTTCTACCCATTTCTTAAAACCTTCCTCAAATCCTTCTTTTTGCGCCTGCTCCTTAAGTTTTTCGATTTCTTCAGCTACTCCTTGCTTATACTTGAGGGCATCTTTTTTTACTTCTTCCATGAGTTGGTAAGCTTCCAATGCTTGCGAAAACTCTTCAGCAGGAATAACACGTGTTTCTGGAGCTACATGAACGCCATTGCCATGGATCAGGGAAAAAAATTTCTTTTTCACATTTCACTCTTCGGTTTTAAAAAGTTCATAACATTTATCACTTGTTGGATAAGCACCGAAGTTACAGCAGGGCTACTCGGTAGTTTATAGTGTTTTTCTATAATAGCGCTACGCCCTATATCCAATTTCCTTAGCAAGTACCACATAAAATGAGAGTGAGTGCCGCTTAAAGCTTTTCCTAAGCGGTAAAGGCCTCGCTGGTGAATCTTTCGTTGTAGCTCAGTGCTCTCTCCTTTCCATTTCTGCAGATCCATTTTAGCAGCAATGAACCTACTTTTTTGATGTAAGCAGAGACGAACAAACTGTATTTTTTTACTGTCTAAACATGCATAGACTTTTTGTAAACTTTTCTTGTCTACCACATGACGCAATTCTTCCGCTAAATCATATAAACCTAAAAAATCAATTAAGTAAATAATTTCCCTACGCGATAAAGCTAGCAATATGGATAAATCTTGCTTGGGCAAAAAAGCGGGTGAAAGAATTTCAGTTTGCTTAACCTGATCGTATAGCTTCCTAATAAAAAATGCCCTCGCAGGCTTAGGCATGAACACAGAAGGGTCACTAATATTTAAATATTTTTTTAAGCTAGCGGCCAAAGGATTAGGCAATGCTGAGACCATAAGGTTTTGAAGATGAGTAGGAAACTGTTGAACATGAGGAGCTACCCAAGAATAATGGATTTCTTTAAGAAATTCATGCGGCTTAACAAAGATAGGATCTACATCTGTCGTAATTATCTGATGTCCAATAATTTGCTTTGCTTCATTTTCCGGCAACCCCTTAAGAAATTCTTGAGATGTCTTAGGATGAAAGCGATTTAGCAAAATACGTATAAGAATTTGTGTTTTGGTATGCATAGTAAAGAGCCTTATGTCTCATCAACATCTTTATCAACCAAACCTTTATCTTCCGAAGAATTTTTATCTTCCGCAGGTTCTTCAGTGTCCTGGGTTTTCTCTTCTTCAGGAGCCCCAATTTTTAATGGTTGAAGATGAAACAGTTCTTTAAAACCCCCATGTCTTTTTAATAAAGGATAAATCTTCCAAGTTAACCAAATTAAACACACAGCCATAAGTAAAAGAAGAAAAGAAAAAGTAAAGAACACTACTCGAAAACGTGTCA
Coding sequences within it:
- the sctR gene encoding type III secretion system export apparatus subunit SctR, whose amino-acid sequence is MAKTKAIIKRLFSLNCLSWMLVLALLCMISPECWAQSSPPRSTTSIEAGKAVVRPGEKTPAEKELDIRFDNFRKPSLITQAAVLSLLAMLPFIVMILSSFMKIVVVLSLLRSALGVQQSPPNQVINGVAFMLSIYVMYPTALKMYDASMQVVNQQAAPESLISAGSSAYIMALVEAGREPLRDFLKRNSSVKHHALFYRMAYRVLPDNYRPTLKPDDFMIVVPAYITSQLKDAFEIGVLIYIPFFVIDLVVSNVLLAMGMMMLSPVTISMPLKLFLLVMLDGWTMLIEGLVNTFR
- a CDS encoding HrpE/YscL family type III secretion apparatus protein, translated to MKKKFFSLIHGNGVHVAPETRVIPAEEFSQALEAYQLMEEVKKDALKYKQGVAEEIEKLKEQAQKEGFEEGFKKWVEQIAKVEEEIINVRHETEKVALPIALKAAKKIVGRELELSETAVVDIVSNSLKAVVTHKKITIYVNKKDLEALEKNRQQVKDLFESLETLIIRERADIESGGCIIETEGGIINAQLENQWRIIENAFDRMMKQHEKAAQGHG